The following coding sequences are from one Reyranella humidisoli window:
- the galE gene encoding UDP-glucose 4-epimerase GalE yields MRVLVAGGAGYIGSHTCKALARAGHLPIVYDNLHTGHPWAVKWGPLFQGDINDPVALGAAIREHRPDAVINFAALAYVGESMAEPTRYYRANVAGMITLVEVMRAHGIGSIVFSSSCATYGIPERLPVVEGMCQRPINPYGRTKLMGEEILRDACAAHGLGAISLRYFNAGGADPEGELGEEHDPETHLIPLVLQAAHGTRASISVFGTDYDTHDGTCVRDYVHVTDLAAAHVSALMRCKPGTYQAYNLGAGYGASIGEIIARARVVTGRNIRTVEAPRRPGDPPVLVADVSAARKALDWSPAHSSIDDIIRSAWTWMTESRSGAMQAKAR; encoded by the coding sequence GTGCGTGTTTTGGTGGCGGGGGGCGCGGGCTATATCGGCTCGCATACGTGCAAGGCGCTTGCGCGCGCCGGCCACCTGCCGATCGTCTACGACAATCTCCACACCGGCCATCCCTGGGCGGTGAAATGGGGGCCGCTGTTCCAGGGCGACATCAACGACCCCGTGGCACTGGGTGCGGCGATCCGTGAGCACCGGCCCGATGCGGTCATCAATTTCGCCGCGCTGGCCTATGTCGGAGAGTCGATGGCCGAGCCGACGCGCTATTACCGGGCCAACGTCGCGGGCATGATCACGCTCGTCGAGGTGATGCGGGCCCACGGCATCGGCTCGATCGTCTTCTCGAGCAGTTGCGCCACCTATGGCATCCCGGAGCGCCTGCCGGTCGTCGAGGGCATGTGCCAGCGGCCGATAAATCCCTACGGTCGGACCAAACTGATGGGTGAGGAGATCCTGCGCGATGCCTGTGCCGCCCACGGGCTGGGCGCCATTTCGCTTCGCTACTTCAACGCGGGCGGCGCCGATCCGGAGGGCGAACTGGGCGAGGAGCACGATCCCGAGACGCATCTCATCCCGTTGGTGTTGCAGGCGGCGCACGGAACGCGGGCGAGCATTTCCGTATTCGGTACCGACTACGACACGCACGATGGCACCTGCGTGCGAGACTACGTGCATGTGACCGACCTCGCGGCGGCTCACGTATCGGCGCTCATGCGATGCAAGCCGGGCACGTACCAGGCCTACAATCTCGGTGCCGGCTATGGCGCCAGCATCGGCGAGATCATCGCGCGAGCCCGTGTCGTCACGGGCCGAAATATCCGAACCGTCGAGGCCCCCCGGCGTCCTGGTGATCCGCCCGTCCTGGTGGCCGACGTATCGGCGGCACGGAAAGCACTCGACTGGTCGCCGGCCCATTCGTCCATCGACGACATCATCCGCAGCGCCTGGACCTGGATGACGGAAAGCCGGTCGGGCGCGATGCAGGCCAAGGCCCGCTGA
- a CDS encoding NAD-dependent epimerase/dehydratase family protein — MSKSDLVVVTGAGGFIGGHLVKVLQQRGHTKIRAVDVKPLDEWYQKTPGVENQVGDLALLEPCRKAAKDAAMIYNLAADMGGMGFIETHKAECMLSVLTSTHMLVAAKEAGVPRFFYSSSACVYNGDKQTDANVTALKEEDAYPALPEDGYGWEKLFSERMARHFREDFGIATRVARYHNVYGPEGTYDGGREKAPAAMCRKVIAAKLSGKHEIEIWGDGEQTRSFMYIDDCTQGTIKLADSDIIEPLNIGSDELVSINTLVDMVEKIAGIKLKRSYKLDAPKGVRGRNSDNTLIKKLMNWAPSIRLEDGMEKTYKWIYDEMTSGKVSVVNALPKQALAAQ; from the coding sequence ATGTCCAAGAGTGATCTCGTCGTCGTCACCGGCGCCGGTGGCTTCATCGGCGGCCATCTGGTCAAGGTCCTGCAGCAGCGGGGCCACACCAAGATCCGTGCGGTCGATGTGAAGCCGCTCGACGAGTGGTACCAGAAGACTCCGGGCGTCGAGAATCAGGTGGGCGACCTCGCCCTGCTCGAGCCCTGCCGCAAGGCCGCCAAGGACGCCGCGATGATCTACAACCTCGCCGCCGACATGGGCGGCATGGGCTTCATCGAGACCCACAAGGCCGAGTGCATGCTGTCGGTGCTTACCAGCACCCATATGCTGGTCGCCGCCAAGGAAGCCGGCGTGCCGCGCTTCTTCTATTCTTCATCGGCCTGCGTCTACAACGGCGACAAGCAGACCGACGCCAACGTCACGGCGCTGAAGGAAGAAGACGCCTACCCCGCGCTGCCGGAAGACGGCTACGGCTGGGAGAAGCTGTTCAGCGAGCGCATGGCCCGCCACTTTCGCGAGGATTTCGGCATCGCGACCCGCGTGGCGCGCTACCACAACGTCTACGGGCCGGAAGGCACCTATGACGGCGGCCGCGAGAAGGCCCCGGCCGCGATGTGCCGCAAGGTCATCGCCGCCAAGCTGTCGGGCAAGCACGAGATCGAGATCTGGGGCGACGGCGAGCAGACCCGCTCGTTCATGTATATCGACGACTGCACGCAGGGCACGATCAAGCTCGCCGACAGCGACATCATCGAGCCGCTGAACATCGGCAGCGACGAGCTGGTCAGCATCAACACGCTGGTCGACATGGTCGAGAAGATCGCCGGCATCAAGCTGAAGCGCAGCTACAAGCTCGACGCTCCGAAGGGCGTGCGCGGTCGCAACAGCGACAACACGCTGATCAAGAAGCTGATGAACTGGGCCCCGTCCATCCGTCTCGAGGACGGCATGGAGAAGACCTACAAGTGGATCTACGACGAGATGACCTCGGGCAAGGTCTCGGTCGTCAACGCGTTGCCGAAACAGGCCCTCGCCGCCCAGTAA
- a CDS encoding YggS family pyridoxal phosphate-dependent enzyme, whose amino-acid sequence MTSHIDPLLTLSPEDTERFGPDPQAAFRVNLAAVEARIAAACARAGRDRSSVRLLPITKTVPAHILRLAHAAGVHPFGENKIQEAMGKRDALQDLPIDWCIVGHLQSNKAKYLARFAREFHALDSAKLAELLDKRLEIEDRVLDVYIQVNTSDEDTKYGLHPDDLPSFIETLGRYSRLKPRGLMTLALLNADMEKVRPCFDLLRRLRDEAIKLNPCLTELSMGMSGDFEEAIEEGSNVVRVGQAIFGKRPTPDGHYWPGLLKP is encoded by the coding sequence ATGACCTCCCACATTGACCCGCTCCTGACGCTCTCTCCCGAAGATACCGAACGCTTCGGTCCCGATCCGCAGGCCGCCTTCCGGGTCAATCTGGCCGCCGTGGAGGCGCGTATCGCCGCCGCCTGCGCGCGGGCCGGGCGCGACAGGTCGTCGGTGCGGCTGCTGCCCATCACCAAGACCGTGCCAGCGCACATATTGCGCCTCGCCCATGCCGCCGGCGTCCATCCGTTCGGCGAGAACAAGATCCAGGAGGCGATGGGCAAGCGCGACGCGTTGCAGGACCTCCCCATCGATTGGTGCATCGTCGGCCATCTGCAGAGCAACAAGGCAAAGTATCTGGCGCGCTTCGCCCGCGAGTTCCACGCGCTCGACAGCGCGAAGCTGGCCGAACTCCTCGACAAGCGGCTGGAGATCGAGGACCGCGTCCTCGACGTTTACATCCAGGTCAATACGTCGGACGAAGACACCAAGTACGGCCTGCATCCCGACGACCTGCCGTCCTTCATCGAGACACTCGGACGATACTCGCGCCTGAAGCCGCGGGGCCTGATGACCCTGGCCCTGCTCAATGCCGACATGGAGAAGGTGCGGCCCTGTTTCGACTTGCTACGCCGCCTGCGCGACGAGGCGATCAAGCTCAACCCTTGCCTGACCGAACTGTCGATGGGCATGTCGGGCGACTTCGAGGAAGCGATCGAGGAAGGATCGAACGTCGTGCGCGTCGGCCAGGCGATCTTCGGCAAGCGGCCGACGCCGGACGGTCACTACTGGCCGGGCCTGCTGAAACCCTGA
- the rlmB gene encoding 23S rRNA (guanosine(2251)-2'-O)-methyltransferase RlmB — MRPRPNRPHRQSRTGNQSIWIFGRHAVLAALANPDRRIERVFATKEMADNHAAEIGKTDMTITSREDLNQRLPNGSVHQGIAALVAPLEEPGIEDILGRCGDNALVLALDQVSDPHNVGAILRSAAAFGAAGVIVTDRHTPSDTGTLAKSASGALEVVPLVRAVNLARTLDQLKEADFWTYGLAESGDTKIGDLDLKGRTCIVLGAEGEGLRRLTAEKCDRLVTIPTSNALSALNVSNAAAVAAYEWARQRPAV; from the coding sequence ATGCGCCCTCGCCCCAACCGCCCCCACCGCCAGTCCCGCACCGGTAACCAATCCATCTGGATTTTCGGCCGTCACGCCGTGCTCGCGGCCCTCGCCAATCCCGACCGCCGCATCGAGCGCGTCTTCGCCACGAAGGAAATGGCCGATAACCATGCCGCGGAGATCGGCAAGACGGACATGACCATCACGTCGCGCGAGGATCTCAACCAGCGGCTGCCCAACGGCTCCGTCCACCAGGGCATCGCCGCCCTCGTGGCACCCTTGGAAGAGCCCGGTATCGAAGACATACTGGGCCGCTGCGGCGACAATGCCCTGGTCCTGGCGCTCGACCAGGTCAGCGACCCGCACAATGTCGGCGCCATCCTGCGCTCCGCCGCGGCCTTCGGCGCCGCCGGGGTGATCGTGACAGACCGCCACACCCCTTCCGATACCGGCACCCTGGCCAAGTCCGCCTCCGGGGCCCTCGAAGTCGTGCCGCTGGTGCGCGCCGTCAACCTTGCCCGCACCCTGGACCAGCTCAAGGAAGCCGACTTCTGGACTTACGGGCTGGCCGAGAGCGGTGACACGAAGATCGGCGACCTCGACCTCAAGGGCCGCACCTGCATCGTGCTCGGCGCGGAAGGCGAAGGGCTGCGGCGGCTGACCGCGGAGAAATGCGACCGGCTGGTGACAATTCCCACCAGCAACGCCCTGTCCGCCCTCAACGTCTCCAATGCCGCCGCCGTCGCGGCTTACGAGTGGGCGCGACAACGGCCGGCGGTTTGA
- a CDS encoding UDP-glucuronic acid decarboxylase family protein: MGKRILVTGGAGFLGSHLCERLLEAGHDVLCVDNYFTGTKANVMACLDNPRFELMRHDVTFPLYVEVDEIYNLACPASPVHYQHDPVQTTKTSVHGAINMLGLAKRVRAKIFQASTSEVYGDPTVHPQVESYRGNVNPLGPRACYDEGKRCAETLFFDYHRQHNLRIKVARIFNTYGPRMHPNDGRVVSNFIVQALKGEDITIYGDGMQTRAFCYVDDLLDGWLRLMDHTPDDFTGPVNIGNPVEMPIRHLAEKILDKVGGKGKLVFAPLPVDDPMQRCPDITLAREKLKWEPKVALDQGLTKTIAFFDELLKSNRDVSRVGR, encoded by the coding sequence ATGGGCAAGCGGATTCTGGTCACCGGCGGCGCAGGCTTCCTGGGCTCCCACCTGTGCGAGCGCCTGCTCGAGGCCGGCCACGACGTGCTGTGCGTGGACAACTATTTCACCGGCACCAAGGCCAACGTCATGGCCTGCCTCGACAATCCCCGCTTCGAGCTGATGCGTCACGACGTGACCTTCCCGCTCTATGTCGAGGTCGACGAGATCTACAATCTCGCCTGCCCGGCCTCGCCGGTTCACTACCAGCACGACCCGGTGCAGACGACCAAGACCAGCGTGCACGGCGCCATCAACATGCTGGGTCTCGCCAAGCGTGTGCGAGCCAAGATCTTCCAGGCCTCGACCAGCGAGGTCTATGGCGATCCGACCGTGCATCCCCAGGTCGAGAGCTATCGCGGCAACGTCAATCCGCTGGGGCCGCGCGCCTGCTACGACGAGGGCAAGCGCTGCGCCGAGACGCTGTTTTTCGACTATCACCGCCAGCACAATCTGCGCATCAAGGTGGCGCGCATCTTCAACACCTACGGCCCGCGCATGCACCCGAACGACGGGCGCGTGGTGTCGAACTTCATCGTGCAGGCGCTGAAGGGCGAGGACATCACGATCTATGGCGACGGCATGCAGACCCGCGCCTTCTGCTATGTCGACGACCTGCTCGACGGCTGGCTGCGCCTGATGGACCACACGCCCGACGACTTCACCGGCCCGGTCAACATCGGCAACCCGGTCGAGATGCCGATCCGTCATCTGGCAGAGAAGATCCTCGACAAGGTCGGCGGCAAGGGCAAGCTGGTGTTCGCGCCGCTGCCGGTCGACGATCCGATGCAGCGCTGTCCCGACATCACTCTGGCGCGGGAGAAGCTGAAGTGGGAGCCGAAGGTCGCTCTCGATCAGGGCCTGACGAAGACGATCGCCTTCTTCGACGAGCTCCTGAAGAGCAACCGCGACGTGAGCCGCGTCGGTCGCTAA
- a CDS encoding phosphotransferase — protein MSNLPDNLTPVRQAHVFDEARLTDYMKANVEGFRGPISVLQFEGGQSNPTFHVTDGGGNMYVLRKKPPGKLLPSAHQVDREYRVIKALADHTDVPVPKPYALCQDDSVIGTTFYIMQFLPGRVLADVKMPGISPADRGKIFDSMNDVLARLHNVDYRAVGLGDYGREGQYIQRQLARWSSQYDLARTEDIESMEALKKWLPENIPPGDETRINHGDYRLGNTIVHPTEPRVIAVLDWELSTLGHPLADLGYNCMMYHFGEGFGASGGYAGKDLREFGIPTEREYLAAYARRTGRTEVPAWDFYLAFSLFRLAAIVQGVYKRGLDGNASSETATKYGNRARAMADLAWKMVEKRA, from the coding sequence ATGTCCAATCTGCCCGACAATCTCACGCCCGTCCGCCAGGCCCACGTCTTCGACGAGGCCCGGCTCACCGACTACATGAAGGCCAATGTCGAGGGCTTTCGCGGCCCGATCAGCGTGCTTCAGTTCGAGGGTGGGCAGAGCAATCCGACCTTCCACGTCACCGACGGCGGTGGGAACATGTACGTCCTGCGCAAGAAGCCGCCGGGCAAGCTGCTGCCCTCGGCCCACCAGGTCGATCGCGAGTATCGCGTGATCAAGGCGCTGGCCGACCATACCGACGTGCCGGTGCCCAAGCCCTATGCGCTCTGCCAGGACGATTCGGTCATCGGCACCACCTTCTACATCATGCAGTTCCTGCCCGGCCGCGTTCTCGCCGACGTGAAAATGCCGGGAATCTCGCCGGCCGACCGCGGCAAGATCTTCGATTCGATGAACGACGTGCTGGCCCGCCTGCACAATGTCGACTACCGCGCTGTCGGCCTCGGCGACTATGGCCGCGAGGGCCAGTACATCCAGCGTCAGCTCGCGCGCTGGTCCAGCCAGTACGACCTCGCCCGCACCGAGGACATCGAATCGATGGAAGCCCTGAAGAAGTGGCTGCCGGAGAATATCCCGCCGGGCGATGAGACGCGCATCAATCACGGCGACTATCGCCTCGGCAACACGATCGTGCATCCGACCGAGCCGCGCGTCATCGCCGTGCTCGACTGGGAACTGTCGACGCTCGGCCATCCGCTGGCCGACCTCGGTTACAACTGCATGATGTACCATTTCGGCGAGGGTTTCGGCGCCTCGGGCGGCTATGCCGGCAAGGATCTGCGGGAATTCGGCATCCCCACCGAGCGGGAATACCTGGCGGCCTATGCCCGCCGCACCGGCCGCACGGAAGTGCCGGCCTGGGACTTCTACCTGGCCTTCTCCCTGTTCCGCCTCGCCGCCATCGTGCAGGGCGTCTACAAGCGCGGCCTCGACGGCAATGCCTCGTCCGAAACGGCGACCAAGTACGGCAACCGCGCCCGCGCCATGGCCGATCTCGCCTGGAAAATGGTCGAAAAGCGCGCCTGA
- a CDS encoding glycosyltransferase family 2 protein — translation MDRDLVTPLLITFNEIANIERTLAKLDWARRIVVIDSGSTDGTLDVLAKDPRIEVIHRPFDSFAEQCNFGLAQIRTDWVLSLDADYELSDGFVPELESLQPAAEDVGYRAAFVYRIHGHALRGTLYPPRAVLYRVAGARYENEGHGHRIRLQGRVSNLRSAIYHDDRKPLSRWLGSQLKYAAREAVHLLETPRERLGRVDRIRLMGWPAPILVLGYVLFAKGAVLDGKAGWFYAFQRLLAEVLLALELLDRRLSAAQGFSRPGQ, via the coding sequence ATGGACCGCGATCTCGTCACGCCGCTGCTGATCACCTTCAACGAGATCGCGAACATCGAGCGGACGCTGGCGAAGCTCGATTGGGCCCGGCGCATCGTCGTGATCGACAGCGGCAGTACTGACGGTACGCTCGACGTGCTGGCGAAGGATCCGCGCATCGAGGTGATCCATCGGCCGTTCGACAGCTTCGCGGAGCAGTGCAATTTTGGCCTCGCGCAAATCCGCACGGACTGGGTCCTGTCGCTCGACGCGGATTATGAGTTGAGCGATGGCTTCGTCCCGGAACTGGAGAGCCTGCAGCCGGCAGCCGAGGATGTCGGCTACAGGGCAGCCTTCGTCTACCGCATCCATGGCCATGCGCTCCGTGGCACGCTCTACCCGCCGCGCGCCGTGCTCTACCGCGTCGCGGGTGCGCGCTACGAGAACGAGGGGCACGGGCATCGTATCCGCCTGCAGGGGAGGGTCTCGAACCTCAGGAGTGCGATCTATCACGACGACCGCAAGCCGCTGTCGCGCTGGCTGGGTTCGCAGCTCAAATACGCCGCGCGCGAGGCCGTCCACCTTCTCGAGACGCCGCGCGAGCGGCTGGGGCGCGTCGACAGGATACGCCTGATGGGATGGCCCGCGCCGATCCTGGTGCTGGGCTACGTGTTGTTCGCCAAAGGTGCCGTGCTCGACGGCAAGGCGGGCTGGTTCTACGCCTTCCAGCGGCTGCTGGCGGAGGTGTTGCTGGCGCTGGAACTGCTGGACCGGCGTCTGTCGGCCGCTCAGGGTTTCAGCAGGCCCGGCCAGTAG
- a CDS encoding carbamoyltransferase family protein has protein sequence MTYILGLNAYHADAAACLVKDGELVAAVEEERFRRIKHWGGFPSESIRYCLREAGIALAEVDHVAINSDNAANRWRKLAYALTSGVSLNYVLSRLRNRGERADVAGNLKQHLPEQEFRGTAHTVEHHLCHLASAFLVSPYDKAVAVSVDGFGDFSSAAWGLGEGGNLAVDGRVYFPHSLGVFYEAMTQFIGFPHYGDEYKVMGLAPYGQPTYVDQMKEIVRLKNDGTFALDLRYFRHASGEGANYQVTDGIPSGGRLWSDELVKLLGPARDPAAPLEDKHRDIARSAQVTYENAFFHLLNTLHARYRADAVVLAGGCAYNSVANGKVLERTPFKKLYVQSAGGDAGGAIGAAFATWHKTEGATAKRHFVMDHSYWGPSATPDEIAAAIDQRRADFEAAGCRIERIADEATLCRHTAQAISEGKVIGWFQGRMEWGPRALGNRSILGDPRRADMKDILNLKIKRRESFRPFAPSILREAVPEWFETDDDVPFMMQVFRIREEKRAEIPAVTHVDGTGRLQTVTWSGNPRYARLISAFRDLTGVPIVLNTSFNENEPVVCKPEEAIDCFLRTRMDVLVLGDTLIQR, from the coding sequence ATGACCTATATCCTCGGCCTCAACGCCTATCATGCCGACGCGGCTGCCTGCCTGGTAAAGGACGGCGAACTGGTCGCGGCGGTTGAAGAAGAGCGGTTTCGCCGGATCAAGCACTGGGGCGGTTTCCCCAGCGAATCGATCCGCTACTGCCTCCGCGAGGCCGGCATAGCGCTGGCCGAGGTCGATCATGTGGCGATCAACAGTGACAACGCCGCCAACCGCTGGCGCAAGCTCGCCTATGCGCTGACCTCGGGTGTCAGCCTGAACTATGTTTTGAGCCGGCTGCGCAATCGCGGCGAACGGGCCGACGTCGCCGGCAACCTGAAGCAGCACCTGCCGGAGCAGGAGTTCCGCGGGACGGCCCACACGGTCGAGCACCATCTCTGCCATCTGGCCTCGGCCTTCCTGGTCTCGCCCTACGACAAGGCCGTCGCGGTCTCGGTCGACGGGTTCGGCGACTTTTCCTCGGCGGCCTGGGGGCTGGGCGAGGGTGGCAATCTCGCGGTCGACGGCCGGGTCTACTTCCCGCACTCGCTGGGCGTCTTCTACGAGGCGATGACCCAGTTCATCGGCTTCCCGCACTATGGCGACGAGTACAAGGTCATGGGCCTCGCGCCCTACGGCCAGCCGACCTATGTCGACCAGATGAAGGAAATCGTCCGTCTCAAGAATGACGGTACCTTCGCCCTCGACCTGCGCTACTTCCGCCACGCGTCCGGCGAGGGCGCGAATTACCAGGTGACGGACGGCATTCCCTCGGGTGGCCGCCTGTGGAGCGACGAACTCGTGAAGCTCCTGGGGCCTGCACGCGATCCGGCGGCGCCCCTCGAGGACAAGCACCGCGACATCGCACGCTCGGCCCAGGTTACCTACGAGAACGCCTTTTTCCACCTGCTGAATACGCTGCATGCGCGTTACCGAGCCGATGCTGTCGTCCTGGCGGGCGGCTGTGCCTACAATTCGGTGGCCAACGGCAAGGTGCTGGAGCGCACGCCGTTCAAGAAGCTCTACGTCCAGTCGGCCGGCGGCGACGCCGGCGGCGCCATCGGCGCGGCCTTCGCCACCTGGCACAAGACGGAGGGCGCAACAGCGAAGCGCCACTTCGTGATGGACCATTCCTACTGGGGTCCGTCGGCGACGCCGGACGAGATCGCGGCCGCCATCGACCAGCGCCGCGCCGACTTCGAGGCGGCAGGGTGCCGCATCGAGCGCATCGCCGACGAGGCGACGCTGTGCCGGCATACGGCGCAGGCGATCTCCGAGGGCAAGGTGATCGGCTGGTTCCAGGGCCGTATGGAATGGGGGCCGCGCGCGCTCGGCAACCGCTCCATCCTGGGCGATCCTCGCCGCGCCGACATGAAGGACATCCTCAACCTCAAGATCAAGCGGCGGGAATCCTTCCGGCCGTTCGCGCCCTCGATCCTGCGCGAGGCCGTCCCCGAGTGGTTCGAGACCGACGACGACGTGCCGTTCATGATGCAGGTCTTCCGCATCCGCGAGGAAAAGCGGGCCGAAATCCCGGCCGTCACCCATGTCGACGGCACCGGCCGCCTGCAGACCGTCACCTGGTCGGGCAACCCGCGCTATGCGCGCCTGATCTCGGCGTTCCGCGACCTCACCGGCGTGCCGATCGTGCTCAATACCAGCTTCAACGAAAACGAACCGGTGGTCTGCAAGCCGGAGGAGGCGATCGACTGCTTCCTGCGCACCAGGATGGACGTCCTCGTGCTTGGCGACACGCTCATCCAGCGCTGA
- a CDS encoding fatty acid--CoA ligase, which produces MSIEMVGLADIVRAHGASHPDTVAIVYEGRRTSYGALDRASSRIASGLIAEGVRPQARVAHLDKSSDVYFELLFGVAKAGAVMVSVNWRLAPPEVLQIVNDAEAEILFVGEEYFPVVEKIRDQLKSVRRIVTLGPRHGAWEAFAEWRDRHPDIDPRVPARLEDTAVQFYTSGTTGLPKGAELTNANFAFMFEQWTESWLMKPGTQNIVCLPMFHIGGAGWAIAGLFAGATNHVVREFVPARVLEIIERDRIEVMLLVPAMILFLVQAPQIRETDLSSLRLIVYGAAPIPAELLKQAMATFGCGFQQVYGLTETTGAITLLPPEDHDPSDPKKLLSCGYAQVGVELRIVDETGADMPTGQVGEIAIRSPQVMRGYWRLPDATKRAIRVDWFLSGDAGYLDEKGYLFIYDRVKDMIVSGGENIYPAEVESALFGHPAVSDVAVIGVPDERWGEAVKAVVVRKTGSEVTAGDLIGWARERIAGYKLPKSVDFIDVLPRNPTGKLLKRELRKPYWEGLERNIN; this is translated from the coding sequence ATGAGTATTGAGATGGTGGGCCTGGCCGACATCGTGCGCGCCCACGGCGCGTCGCACCCGGACACGGTGGCGATCGTCTATGAAGGCCGGCGGACCAGCTACGGCGCCCTCGACCGAGCCTCCAGCCGGATCGCCTCGGGACTGATCGCCGAAGGCGTCAGGCCGCAGGCTCGCGTCGCCCATCTCGACAAGAGCAGCGACGTCTATTTCGAGCTGCTGTTCGGCGTCGCCAAGGCCGGCGCGGTGATGGTCTCGGTGAACTGGCGGCTGGCGCCGCCCGAGGTCTTGCAGATCGTGAACGACGCCGAGGCCGAAATCCTGTTCGTCGGCGAGGAATATTTCCCGGTGGTCGAGAAGATTCGCGACCAGCTCAAGAGCGTCCGCAGGATCGTGACCCTGGGTCCTCGTCACGGCGCCTGGGAAGCCTTCGCCGAGTGGCGCGACCGGCATCCCGACATCGACCCTCGTGTGCCCGCCCGACTGGAGGACACTGCCGTCCAGTTCTACACCAGCGGCACCACGGGCCTGCCGAAGGGCGCCGAGCTTACCAACGCCAACTTCGCCTTCATGTTCGAGCAATGGACGGAAAGCTGGCTCATGAAACCTGGTACGCAGAACATCGTCTGCCTGCCCATGTTCCACATCGGCGGGGCCGGCTGGGCCATCGCCGGTCTTTTTGCAGGCGCGACCAACCATGTGGTGCGCGAGTTCGTGCCGGCGCGCGTGCTGGAAATCATCGAACGGGACCGCATCGAAGTCATGCTGCTGGTTCCGGCGATGATCCTGTTTCTGGTGCAGGCGCCGCAGATCCGCGAGACGGACCTGTCGAGCCTGCGCCTCATCGTCTACGGTGCCGCGCCGATCCCCGCCGAGCTGCTGAAACAGGCGATGGCGACCTTCGGCTGCGGCTTCCAGCAGGTCTACGGACTCACCGAGACGACCGGCGCCATCACCCTCCTTCCGCCCGAGGATCACGACCCGTCCGACCCCAAGAAGCTGCTGTCCTGCGGCTATGCGCAGGTCGGAGTAGAGTTGCGCATCGTCGACGAGACCGGCGCCGACATGCCCACCGGCCAGGTCGGCGAGATCGCCATCCGCTCGCCGCAGGTCATGCGCGGCTACTGGCGCCTCCCCGACGCCACGAAGCGTGCGATTCGCGTCGACTGGTTCTTGAGCGGCGACGCAGGTTATCTCGACGAGAAAGGCTATCTCTTCATCTACGACCGGGTGAAGGACATGATCGTCTCGGGCGGCGAGAACATCTATCCGGCCGAGGTCGAGAGCGCGCTGTTCGGTCATCCCGCGGTTTCCGACGTGGCGGTGATCGGCGTGCCCGACGAGCGCTGGGGCGAGGCCGTGAAGGCCGTCGTCGTGCGCAAGACAGGCTCCGAGGTCACGGCCGGCGACCTTATCGGATGGGCTCGCGAACGCATCGCCGGCTACAAGCTGCCAAAGTCGGTCGATTTCATCGATGTCCTGCCGCGCAATCCGACCGGCAAGCTGCTGAAGCGCGAGCTGCGCAAGCCCTATTGGGAAGGCCTGGAGCGCAACATCAACTGA
- a CDS encoding ABC-type transport auxiliary lipoprotein family protein → MIRCLAACAVAVALLTGCSFVSAVDSAGEPTDLYTISPKSTFDADLPAVYWQLAVDAPVAAASLNTGRIAIAMTPTSTDYYAKVAWTDRAPLMVQTRIVDSFENTRKIVAVSRESIGLRANYVLQPDLRNFEAMYFYGQPPIVKVRIIAKLVRMPDRQIIGVASFERCVRARADKVPKVVEAFDQALGSVIKRLVSWTLKTPPARPPSESAPYDIERFRNPANAIIDSENCPRGQDASMVPYADE, encoded by the coding sequence ATGATCCGTTGCCTGGCCGCCTGCGCTGTCGCCGTCGCGCTCCTGACCGGCTGTTCCTTCGTCAGTGCCGTCGACTCGGCCGGTGAGCCGACCGATCTCTATACGATCTCGCCCAAGAGCACCTTCGACGCCGATCTGCCGGCCGTTTACTGGCAGCTCGCGGTCGATGCCCCGGTGGCGGCGGCCAGCCTCAATACCGGCCGCATCGCCATCGCCATGACGCCGACCTCGACGGATTACTACGCCAAGGTGGCGTGGACCGACCGGGCGCCGCTCATGGTGCAGACGCGCATCGTCGATTCCTTCGAGAACACGCGCAAGATCGTGGCGGTCTCGCGCGAGTCGATCGGCCTGCGTGCCAACTACGTGCTGCAGCCCGACCTGCGCAATTTCGAGGCGATGTACTTCTACGGCCAGCCGCCGATCGTGAAAGTGCGGATCATCGCCAAGCTGGTGCGCATGCCCGACCGCCAGATCATCGGCGTCGCCTCCTTCGAGCGCTGCGTGCGGGCGCGTGCCGACAAGGTGCCGAAAGTGGTCGAGGCCTTCGATCAGGCACTGGGCAGCGTCATCAAGCGGCTGGTCTCGTGGACGCTGAAGACGCCGCCGGCACGCCCGCCGAGCGAGTCGGCGCCTTACGACATCGAGCGCTTTCGCAATCCGGCCAACGCCATCATCGACAGCGAAAATTGCCCCAGGGGCCAGGACGCCTCGATGGTGCCCTACGCCGACGAGTAG